The genomic DNA CTTTTTGCTTTTCGGTTGGAATATTACGGATTGATCTTGTTGACGGCCTCATTCCAGCATCGTTTGGTCCTTGTCTAATGGATGGTTGTCCATAGTGTTCATTTTGCTGAGGATAATGTTGTCTTGGAGGTATGTAATCTCCTTGAGGGTTGTTGTATGTGACATTATTTATATCTAAGAAACTTTCCCTTTGCAATTCTCCAGGTTGTTGTTGATATGGACTATTTGGAGCATATGGGTCATTTTGAACATATTGTTGTTCATACATGTTTTCAGTGTATTTTGATTTGTCAACAGGTTCATAAATGGTTTCTGCGTATTGTGTTCTTTCAACAGGTTCATATGGATTTTTTGTTAGGGAACCGAAGTTTTCTTCATCTTTGGCCAATTGTTCGCTTAAAGGAATATTTGGCTCGTCAAAGTATAAGTCATCTAGATAACTGTCATAATTTGGTTCGTTATGGTAACCCTGAATTTCAGGAGGTTCATAAGTGTGATCAGGATATATGAATCCGTCGTCGAAGTTGTTTTGTTGCACATTTTCTTGATATGGGTTAATTTGTGTATCTTTTGGTGCATAGTAACTTTCTTCAACCTTTGGATTTATGTCATAAGGATTACTGTTTATAGGTTCATTAAAGTCAAATTGTGTTTGTGGTTCACTATAACTTTGAGAAGCGAATTGTGGTTCGTCATATTGGGAATACATTGATTTCTGACTGTCATTTCCCAAAACATCTTCAAGAATGTTTTCTCTGTTTGGAATCTCTGATTTAAATGAAGGTGCTTGGGGTTCTTCAAAGTAATCATGTTCATTGTTTGCATATGCATTGTCCATTTCCTGTATTGTTTCTGAAATGCTTTGCTCTTTCACAATAGGTTCTGGAGTGCTTTCTTTTTTACTTCCTCCAACAATATTTTCTAAACAATCCTTACAATATGTTTGGCCAGCTAATTCAATACTACATTCGTCACAAATAGATTTTCCACATATATCACATGTTTTTGTACTTTCTCTTCCCGGATGGTTTTGACATTCCATATGTTTCACACTTCTTTTAGTTAATAAACACAAATTTTTATTTTATGATATTTTTAATTTTCAGATTATATATAATTTTTCTTTATAATCGATTTTGTTTCAAATTATATTTGTTTTTGCTGAAAAATCATCAAAAAAATTTAAAAGGACCAATATTAATCATGGCCAAGTTAATACTTTTGGGGATTTTGCTTCTTTAAGCTTATCCTTTACAAGTTGTGGCCAGTTTTCCTTATCGAATCCTTTTTGTGAGATAAATCCGAATACCCATCTTGTAATTCCAAATCCGGTACATCCTGTCCAAATTTTATGACCATGAGCTTCTTTAATTGAAAAACCTTCAATAAAGTGTGTTCCATGGACATTTGCTGAAACAACTGCCACACCTTTTTCCTGACCAGGTATCTTTAATCTCATTTCATATTTTGCAACATCAGGATATTCAATTCCTCTGTCGTCTTGTTTTCTTCCTTCAAGATAGAATGGGTCGTCTCCAATTTCAGTATACCATTCAAGTTCAAGTTCGTTTGCAAGTTCATGTGATAAATCACGGGTTGCATCCCTGATTTTTGTTACTTCCTCTGGACTTCCCATCCATACACATTCTATCCTTTGGAATTCATGAACACGGTCAAGGCCTTTTGCACCTCCACCTTCCCATCTGTAGGTCCATCCGCTTTTATCATAGAACTTGATTGGCAATTCGCTTTCGTCTATGACTTCATGTGAGAAGAATTGGTAGAATGGTTCACATTGAGCAGCTGCATTCACGTAACCTGGATCTTTAAGCCCTTCTTTTAATAAGTCTATAGGGACCTCTTTATTCACTATTAACTCGTTTTTGAATTGGGTAAATGTTTCAGGATCTCTTTTTGGAGCACTTACATAATACATTCCTTCAGGCAATCCTTCAAGATATTTCATTTTTTCCATAACGTTAATCGGGATAAGTTTTGGGAATAAACATTCTTGGAATCCTATTTTTTCAATGACTCTTTCTACAATAATTTCTTCTAAAGCACGTTCAAGGGCGGTTATTTCAGGACCGTAGAACCATTGTCCTTTTCCAGGGAATGGTTTTACCCATCCACGTTTCATTGATTCTTCAGTCATATCCCCTTCGAAATATGTTTCAAATTCTTCACTTTCAGCTATAATTTCTCCAGGAGTTGCATTTAATTTGTATGTGATGTCTAATTCCTCACCATCTTCACCAATTGCAATTTCTTCCTGTTTTTTAGCTACTTGTTTGATGATCCTGTTTACACTTTGTTTTTTAATGATTGATTCATCCAAGTCTTTAATTAAAAAGGATACTGCACCATCTTTTATTTTTATATCTTCTAATTGTGTAAACTGTTTAGCGGAATCTAAATCAAAACTATATTCTCCTTCCCCTATTGGAATTGTAACTTCATATTCATCAATATGGAGTTTTCTTACACCCAAATGATATTTTTTTCCTAACAGTTGGCTCAAAGGATTTTTGATTCTAAGCAATCCGTCGTGAGCTCTAATTTTATAACCTGATTCAATGGTAAGATTTAATTTATCTCCATCAAGTTCCCATTCTGTTATTCTTGCAGCTTCGGATTCATCTGCACTTCCAAGTCCTTTCAAAAGTATTTCGCTATTTGCCTGATTAATAAATTCGCTAATGTCTGATTCAGCGTCTTTAGCATCTTTACTAAATGTCACTGATCCGTTTAATCTAAATTTCATATTTTTGCTCCTTTTTTTTATTTTTCCGTATAAATTAATTATCGTTAGTAGAGACTATTATTTTTTCAACAACAATTTCTGATGCAATCAAATCGTCAACAGTCGATAGAAAGCTGCCAAGTGATTCGCTCGAAATGTTATATGTTATTTCATTTTCATTGTATTCCGATTCAATGAAATTTTTATTGTCGATTTCCAAACTCTTAAATACAGTTTCACAATCTCTCGAGTTGTTGTATCTTAATTTAAGCTCTCCATTAATTTTCATAATATCTCAACATTTAAAAAGTATGTTTTTCAATATATATAATTATTATTTAAATTTAGTATGGATTTATATTATCTTATTATTCTTTTAAAATTAATTTTTTTACTGTTAAATTATGGTAACATTTATTAATAATTAAAATAAAATAATTAAGTATTCTATATATTCATAAATATATAATGTTTACATAGCTAGTAAGGTCACTATTTTAAATAGCTATTTTTCAATCAAACGAGAAGTTTGTGTTATTTATTTATTGTGGAGGAATTGTAATGGTTCGTGCTTATACAAGAAGAGATTATATTAGAAAAATCCCAAATTCAAGAATTGTACAATATGATATGGGTAATTTAAGAGAAGAGTTTCCAGTTGCAGTAAGTTTAGTTGTTAAAAAACCTACTCATCTTAGACACAATTCTTTAGAAGCTGCAAGGATTGCTTCTAACAGATTAATGCAAAGAAAAGCTGGTAGATTAGGTTACCACTTGAAATTAAGAACTTACCCACACCACATTGTAAGAGAAAACCCAATGGCTACCGGTGCAGGAGCAGATAGGGTACAAAGTGGTATGAGAAACGCTTTCGGTAAACCTATTAGTGTTGAAGCTATCTTAAAAGCTGGTCAAAGAGTTATCACTATTGAGATTCAACCTAAAAACTTTGAAGATGCTAAATTAGCATTGAAAAGAGCTTCAATGAAATTCCCAGTTCCTTGTAGAATTGTGGTTGATAGAGGTCAAGAATTACTCAAATAATTCTTCTGACTTTTTTCCTTTTTTTTTTTAACTTTTTTTTCTAATTTTTTCATGTTTGTCTGTTAGTATTAGGTATCTCATTTCATCATTCGGTTGATTGATTTTTGTTAATGCTGTTTTTAAAATTCATAATCTCTAATTTTTACTTAAGATATATTAATTATGAAAAGCAAATATAAGATTATTATATTGGCATTACTTGTCTAAGATGTCAATTTTCAAAATAATTTTTTCAAACCAAGAGGTTATGACATGTATGTTGTAAAATTTGAGGATTTAAATAAATCTGATATTGGAATTGCAGGTGGAAAGGGTGCAAATTTAGGAGAACTCACCCAAGCAGGTATTCCTGTTCCACCAGGCTTTGTAGTAACTGCTGAAACTTATCAAAAGTTCATGGAAGATGGTGGAATTAATGATAAAGTTATGGAAATTTTAGCAGGAATTGATATTAACGATACTAAAGAACTTCAAGCTGCTGCTGAAGAAATCAAGTCTCTTATTATTAAAACTCCTATTCCTGATGAAATAACCACTTTCATTATTGAAGCTTACAATCAGCTCTGCCAAAGAGTTGGTGAAGAAGACACTGATGTGGCTATACGTTCTTCCGCAACTGCTGAAGATTTGCCTGAAGCTTCTTTTGCAGGTCAACAAGATACCTTCTTGCATGTTTCAGGTTATAAGGATGTAATTGAATATGTAAGAAAATGTTGGGCATCATTGTTTGAAGCAAGAGCTATCTTCTACAGGGAAGAAAATGATTTTGAACACTCAAAAGTATATATTGCTGTTGTAGTTCAAAAAATGGCTAACGCTGATAAGGCAGGTGTAATGTTCACTGTAAACCCATCTACCGGTGAGGAAATTGCTTTAATCGAAGGTTCATGGGGACTTGGTGAAGCTGTAGTTTCAGGTGATGTAACTCCTGATAATTATGCAGTTGACAAAAAGAACGATGAAATTGTTAACGTGACCGTTAGTGATAAAAAAGTAATGTACACCAACGATGAAGCAGGAACTAGTGTAAAGGTCGATGTTCCTGAAGAATTAAGAAATGAAAGGGTATTGTCTGATCAAGAACTCATTGAATTAACTGAAATGGGTAAAAGAGTTCAAGCTCATTATGGAGAACCAATGGATACTGAATGGGCATTTGAAAAAGGCATGTTATTCTTATTACAAGCAAGACCAATCACTACTCTCGACAAGGATTCACCTGCAGATGAAGGCTCTGATTCTGTTGTTGATGGTGAAGTAATAATCAAAGGTCTTGGTGCAAGTCCAGGTATTGCTTCTGGGTTAGTAAAAATTATTAGAGATATTGATGAATTAGATAAAGTTAAAGATGGAGACATTATGGTCACTACAATGACCACTCCTGATATGGTTCCAGCTATGAGAAGGGCTGCTGGAATTATTACTGATGAAGGTGGTGTAACCTGTCATGCTTCCATTATTTCTCGTGAATTAGGAATTCCTTGTGTTGTAGGAACTGGTTCAGCTACTTCAACTTTAACTGAAGACGATGGCGTAACCTTAGACGGTAAAAAAGGATTGGTATTTGAAGGTTTAACTGAAACCAAAGAAGAGGCTCCTGTTGCAGCAACCAATGTGGAAGCAGCTCCAATCATCACCGTAACTGAAGTTAAAGCAAATGTAAGTATGCCTGAAGCTGCTGCTAGGGCTGCAGCTACCGGTGCAGATGGTGTTGGTTTACTTAGAACTGAACACATGATGTTGACTAGCGGTATTCACCCTGGAAAATTCGTTGCTGAAGGTAGGGAAGATGAATTGATTGACATTATTGCAGACAATGTTAAAATCGTAGCTGATGCATTCTATCCAAAACCTGTTTGGTATAGGACTCTTGATGCTCCAACCGATGAGTTCATAACTTTAGAAGGTGGAGAGAACGAACCTGAAGAACACAACCCAATGTTAGGTTGGAGAGGTATCAGAAGAGAATTGGACCAACCTGAAATTCTTAAATGCGAATTTAAAGCTATTAAAAAATTATACGATCAAGGATACACAAACCTCGGTATCATGATTCCATTGTCACAAAGTCCTGAAGAGCTTAAAAAAGCAAAAGAGCTTTGTGCTTCTGTAGGTCTCATTCCTCACAAGGATATTGACTTTGGTATGATGGTGGAAATACCTGCTGCTGCTTTAACCATTGAAGATTATATTGCTGTAGGTATTGACTTTGTAAGTTTAGGAACCAACGATTTAACCCAATACACTTTAGCGGTTGATAGAAACAACGAATTCGTTGCTAAACATTATACCGAAGAGCATCCTGCTGTTATGATGCTAATTGAAAGAACAATTAAAAAATGTGTTGAAGCAGGAGTAAAATGTAGTATCTGTGGTCAAGCAGGTAGTGTACCTCGTATTGTTGAAAAACTTGTTGGATATGGAATTACAAGCGTTTCATCTAATGCGGATGCTGTAGCTGAAGTTAGAAAAACTGTAGCTAGAGCTGAGAAAAAATTAATTCTCGATGCTGCTCGTAAGAATCTAAATTAATTTTTTCATCTTTTTTTTATTTTTATTTTTTTCAAAAACTTTTATAAGGTTATTTTATGGAAGAAAAGCCAGTATCAAAAGATATTATTCTAAAAAATTTAGAAGATTTTCAATCTCAGGATTTAAAATATAGTGATGGTAGAATTTTAGGTTCAATGTGTACTGAAGCACATCCTTTTGCAAAAGAAATTTTTTGTAATTTTTTAGATTCAAATTTGGGAGATCCTGGTCTTTTTAAAGGAACTAAACAGATTGAAGATTCTGTTATTAAATCTATTGGTGGATTATTGTCTGCTGATGAAGTTTATGGTAATGTTGTAACTGGCGGTACTGAAGCTAATATAATGGCAATCAGGGCTGCTAGAAATCATGCAAGGAAATATAAGGGAATTAAAAAGGGCGAAATAATAGTTCCTGAATCAGCCCATTTTTCATTTAAAAAAGCCGCAGACATGATGGATCTTAAAATTGTTGAAGCTAAATTGGATGATAATTATAAGATTGACATTGAATCATTGAAAAACTCCATTTCAGATAAGACAGTTGCTATTGTGGCTATTGCCGGAACAACTGAATTGGGGCTTGTGGATCCTATTGATGAAATTTCAAAAATAGCATATGATAACAATATCTATTTTCATGTAGATGCTGCATTCGGTGGTTTTTCAATTCCGTTTTTAAAGGAAATAGGTTATGATTTTCCAGACTTCGATTTTTCACTTCCAGGGGTCTGTTCAATTACTGTTGATCCGCATAAGATGGGTTTGGCACCTATTCCTGCAGGTGGGATTTTGTTTAGAAAAAAAGAATATCTTGAAGTTATGGCTATTGATTCCCCATATCTTACTGTTAAAACACAATCAACCATTGTTGGAACAAGGTTAGGTGCGGCTTCGGCAGCTACCTATGGTATTATGAAATACTTTGGAAAAGAAGGCTATTTGGAACTGATACAAAATTTGATGAGCAACACCATATTCTTCAAGGAAGAGCTTAAAAAAATCGGTTATAATATTGTTGTTGAACCTGAATTGAATATTGTTGCCTTTAATCATCCTACAATCGGAGCTGAAGAGCTTTCTGATTTGCTTGATGAGAGAGGATGGAAAGTTTCAGTAGCTTCTTGTCCTGTAGCTATTCGCATTATTTTAATGAATCATATTAAAAAAAGTCATTTGGAAGAATTATTGGAAGATTTAAAAGATTTATATTAATCTTCTATATCTTCAACATACATAAGTGGATAATTTAATTCTTCAATAAATTCCATTCTAATGGTTGCCTTTACATTACCTACCTTTGTATATATTTTCACATCTAACATGTCGCCATTTAAGGAAGTGTAATCAAATTCAGATAATGCTTCTTCTAATCTTTCAAAGTTTATTTTTACTTCTACATCTTCAATAGCTGGTTGAAGTTTCAAAGAGTTTTTTATAGCTATTTCCAAGCTTTCTTTTGTATTGTTGTTTACAGGAGTTCCAATGAATTGATGGAATAATGCTCCCATACTTATAGCTCCTTCAAATATTGCTCTTTCTCTGGAACTTATATTTGAAAAGTATTCTTTATCAACGTCCATTTTATCGTCTCCTTATGCAAATTCACCATTCAGGAATCCTATTTTTGAGAATATAATATCTGGTGGTATTGGGAATAGGTAGAAATAGAATATTATTGCTGAAATTATAAGGACAGTAACAATTAAATAAATTCTATTGTCTTTTGAATAGAACCAACTGAATATTAATCCTCCAATAAGGAATAATGTTGCTATTATTAGGCCATAATATTCTTGAGGGTTGTCTTTAATTATCTGTTCTTGAATAGGTCCTTGTGAGCTTAATTCTCCTTCTATTATTAATCTATTAGCTGTGGATCCTATTGGATCACATGTTACCAAGAATAGTTTATGCCCTCCTTGCACAGTTGTTAGTTGGTAGTTTGCAGGCACTATCTCTTTATTTGTAACTGTGTATTTGAGTTCTCCAATTTCAGGCCATTCCACTACAAGTTCATCACCTTTATTTACCTGATCTAGCCTTAAAAATGGTGATCCCTGTAGCGTTCTATGTCCATAAAGCACAACATCTCCAGTATCTGGAGTATAAGTGTCAATCTGCCTATATACCCCTTGTGAAAGTGATATGTTATTTATTTTTTCCGATAGTCCAATTGCAGGAATTGTTATTACGGGAGAGTCAACATTACGTTCTGTTGTTATTTTCATTGAATAATAGTCAACTTCACCTAATGCATACAAACCTATTATTGCAATAACAATTATCAGAATGATTGTTGAAATTGTTGGTTTTTTCATAATATCTATATATTTAGTTCAATAATTATAATTATTTTTATTTTTCATATGTGTCTTTCAGTTCATTCACCATCCATGTTGGGGCATTGCTTGTAGGTATTGTCAAAATTATATTGTCCATGTTGTCTAAAACGTAATTCACTTTGTCATGGGGGACTTCCAATAGCAGCAGATACTGTGCATCAAGTTCTGCCAAATTTATTCCTCTTTCGCAGTTGGCTAATTTTACCCCGTAGTTTTTAAGGAGATTTAATGTTTGCCTTTCATTATATCCCCCAGCCAATGATCCCTTTATCATTTCAATTACATTTGCTGTGAATGTTTTTGTGTTTTCATTGGGATTTGTGTTGTTTCCTTTTACTAATGTCTGGGATGTTCCATATTCTGATTCTATTTCTCCACTTGCCTCACATCTCATTATTGAAACTACCGTGCATCCGCTAATTGCAAGGGAGCTGTCGTTTTCCAGATTTTGACTGTTGTTTAGGTTGTTTTGAGTATATATGTCCACTATGCTACCTACTGATATCAGTCCTGCTCCCGCCTGAAGGCGAGACAACAGTATTGGAACTGATATTGTATTCGGTTTTTTAAATTCAATATTTGACAGGATATTCGCTCCATTGTTATTTACAATGGTGAATGCATCTGAAATAGGCATTATTACTGTTTTATTGTCTTCCGTTTGATAAATGGCCATTGTTCTATTGAATTTGTCATGATTCTCATTAATGGCCTTTTTTTGAAATTCTCTCCAATCCTTTGTTGCCGGCCCCATTATGTTAATTGCATTTACTTCATGGGCACTTTTGGCTTTTTTGATTTGTTTTTCCAAGGTAAATGATTCAGTTGATGAAGCTAATGGGCCTTTATACAACGAATGGAGTTCATTCAGCTTTTCTGTTCGGGCTTCCTCCAGACTTTTTTGTGAAGGTTCATATATTAAAAAATAATAGCAGGATGTTATTAGGACAATTACAATCAGTGTTGTTATGGCTATTCCTATTTTCTTCTTTTTTTCATCTTCGCCGATGTCTGATGAGCTGCTCTTGAATATTTTTGAAAGTCTTTCATTTATTTTTTCAAAGATTTTCAAATCGTTTGTTATATTTTCCTCGTGTTCCTCTTTCAATCTTGGCCTATTCAATTCCTTTTGTTTTTGAATTTTTCTTTTTAGGCTTTCTGTGTTTTCTTCGTATTCATATGGATAAATGGAATCTTCAGGTATTTTATTGTTCATTTGATGACCTCTACTTATATAAATAAGTAGATGATTAGTGTTTATCTAAATAAATAACTTATTAAGCAATATAGGCATATAATTAATAAAAATAGTGCTGGAATATTAATATTGAATGCTATTAGTGGTAATTGCAATATCAAAAGGATAATTAGCACGGCTCCGATTCCAATTATTGTAAAATTATCTACTTTTTTGTATTTGAAATTGCTTATCATGAACAATGAAACGATTGTCATTAAGACTAATGCAATATAAATATTGAATGCTCCTGTCAGGTAATAACTAGCAAGTATTACGCTAATTCCAGGGATTGGAAATCCGATAAATCCTTTAAAATCGATATAATCGTTTATTGCATTATATCTTGTCAGTCTCAATACTCCACATGCTACCATTAGTACAGATACGATCAGTACAAGTATTTCTGGAGAATTTTGTATTGTTTTAGAGACGGAATAAAGGAATAATGCAGGGGCTACTCCAAATGATACCACGTCGGATAATGAATCAATATTTTTTCCAAATCCGTATTGGTCATTTCTATTAATTTTTCTTGCCACCCAACCATCTACAGAGTCAAACAAGAGTGAAAAAAACATAGCTGTAGCAGCATATTCAAAATAACCGTTCATTGATAATATTATGGATACAAATCCACTTATCATATTCAATAAGGATACAATATCTGATAATGCCATAAAGCTTGTTATTTTGGTGTTTTCTATTTTCATGTTTCGACCCATGGTAATACTTTTTTAGTTATTTATTATTAACTTTCTCTTGTCAATGAACTTAGTTTTTTCAATGTCTATTCTTAAGGTTTAGACAATATTTTTTTTAAAAAAATAAGACGATTGATTTGTTATAATATAATTTATGTTTGTTTAGAATATATTTATCGGCAGTTCTTATTAAACTTATTTTTTTTAATTTTTTTGCTTGTTTTTAATTTATTTTTAAACAAAGATAAAATATATATAATAATAATCAGTAATAATTAATTATTAGAACTTTAATGATGTTTTCTATAATTTTGGTTATTAACTAAAATAAGCTATAAATAGCA from Methanobrevibacter sp. includes the following:
- a CDS encoding class E sortase, with protein sequence MKKPTISTIILIIVIAIIGLYALGEVDYYSMKITTERNVDSPVITIPAIGLSEKINNISLSQGVYRQIDTYTPDTGDVVLYGHRTLQGSPFLRLDQVNKGDELVVEWPEIGELKYTVTNKEIVPANYQLTTVQGGHKLFLVTCDPIGSTANRLIIEGELSSQGPIQEQIIKDNPQEYYGLIIATLFLIGGLIFSWFYSKDNRIYLIVTVLIISAIIFYFYLFPIPPDIIFSKIGFLNGEFA
- a CDS encoding DUF515 domain-containing protein gives rise to the protein MNNKIPEDSIYPYEYEENTESLKRKIQKQKELNRPRLKEEHEENITNDLKIFEKINERLSKIFKSSSSDIGEDEKKKKIGIAITTLIVIVLITSCYYFLIYEPSQKSLEEARTEKLNELHSLYKGPLASSTESFTLEKQIKKAKSAHEVNAINIMGPATKDWREFQKKAINENHDKFNRTMAIYQTEDNKTVIMPISDAFTIVNNNGANILSNIEFKKPNTISVPILLSRLQAGAGLISVGSIVDIYTQNNLNNSQNLENDSSLAISGCTVVSIMRCEASGEIESEYGTSQTLVKGNNTNPNENTKTFTANVIEMIKGSLAGGYNERQTLNLLKNYGVKLANCERGINLAELDAQYLLLLEVPHDKVNYVLDNMDNIILTIPTSNAPTWMVNELKDTYEK
- the rplJ gene encoding 50S ribosomal protein L16; protein product: MVRAYTRRDYIRKIPNSRIVQYDMGNLREEFPVAVSLVVKKPTHLRHNSLEAARIASNRLMQRKAGRLGYHLKLRTYPHHIVRENPMATGAGADRVQSGMRNAFGKPISVEAILKAGQRVITIEIQPKNFEDAKLALKRASMKFPVPCRIVVDRGQELLK
- the ppsA gene encoding phosphoenolpyruvate synthase, with product MYVVKFEDLNKSDIGIAGGKGANLGELTQAGIPVPPGFVVTAETYQKFMEDGGINDKVMEILAGIDINDTKELQAAAEEIKSLIIKTPIPDEITTFIIEAYNQLCQRVGEEDTDVAIRSSATAEDLPEASFAGQQDTFLHVSGYKDVIEYVRKCWASLFEARAIFYREENDFEHSKVYIAVVVQKMANADKAGVMFTVNPSTGEEIALIEGSWGLGEAVVSGDVTPDNYAVDKKNDEIVNVTVSDKKVMYTNDEAGTSVKVDVPEELRNERVLSDQELIELTEMGKRVQAHYGEPMDTEWAFEKGMLFLLQARPITTLDKDSPADEGSDSVVDGEVIIKGLGASPGIASGLVKIIRDIDELDKVKDGDIMVTTMTTPDMVPAMRRAAGIITDEGGVTCHASIISRELGIPCVVGTGSATSTLTEDDGVTLDGKKGLVFEGLTETKEEAPVAATNVEAAPIITVTEVKANVSMPEAAARAAATGADGVGLLRTEHMMLTSGIHPGKFVAEGREDELIDIIADNVKIVADAFYPKPVWYRTLDAPTDEFITLEGGENEPEEHNPMLGWRGIRRELDQPEILKCEFKAIKKLYDQGYTNLGIMIPLSQSPEELKKAKELCASVGLIPHKDIDFGMMVEIPAAALTIEDYIAVGIDFVSLGTNDLTQYTLAVDRNNEFVAKHYTEEHPAVMMLIERTIKKCVEAGVKCSICGQAGSVPRIVEKLVGYGITSVSSNADAVAEVRKTVARAEKKLILDAARKNLN
- a CDS encoding KEOPS complex subunit Pcc1; this translates as MKINGELKLRYNNSRDCETVFKSLEIDNKNFIESEYNENEITYNISSESLGSFLSTVDDLIASEIVVEKIIVSTNDN
- a CDS encoding archaetidylserine synthase, whose amino-acid sequence is MGRNMKIENTKITSFMALSDIVSLLNMISGFVSIILSMNGYFEYAATAMFFSLLFDSVDGWVARKINRNDQYGFGKNIDSLSDVVSFGVAPALFLYSVSKTIQNSPEILVLIVSVLMVACGVLRLTRYNAINDYIDFKGFIGFPIPGISVILASYYLTGAFNIYIALVLMTIVSLFMISNFKYKKVDNFTIIGIGAVLIILLILQLPLIAFNINIPALFLLIICLYCLISYLFR
- a CDS encoding dihydroneopterin aldolase family protein — its product is MDVDKEYFSNISSRERAIFEGAISMGALFHQFIGTPVNNNTKESLEIAIKNSLKLQPAIEDVEVKINFERLEEALSEFDYTSLNGDMLDVKIYTKVGNVKATIRMEFIEELNYPLMYVEDIED
- the serS gene encoding serine--tRNA ligase, yielding MKFRLNGSVTFSKDAKDAESDISEFINQANSEILLKGLGSADESEAARITEWELDGDKLNLTIESGYKIRAHDGLLRIKNPLSQLLGKKYHLGVRKLHIDEYEVTIPIGEGEYSFDLDSAKQFTQLEDIKIKDGAVSFLIKDLDESIIKKQSVNRIIKQVAKKQEEIAIGEDGEELDITYKLNATPGEIIAESEEFETYFEGDMTEESMKRGWVKPFPGKGQWFYGPEITALERALEEIIVERVIEKIGFQECLFPKLIPINVMEKMKYLEGLPEGMYYVSAPKRDPETFTQFKNELIVNKEVPIDLLKEGLKDPGYVNAAAQCEPFYQFFSHEVIDESELPIKFYDKSGWTYRWEGGGAKGLDRVHEFQRIECVWMGSPEEVTKIRDATRDLSHELANELELEWYTEIGDDPFYLEGRKQDDRGIEYPDVAKYEMRLKIPGQEKGVAVVSANVHGTHFIEGFSIKEAHGHKIWTGCTGFGITRWVFGFISQKGFDKENWPQLVKDKLKEAKSPKVLTWP
- the mfnA gene encoding tyrosine decarboxylase MfnA produces the protein MEEKPVSKDIILKNLEDFQSQDLKYSDGRILGSMCTEAHPFAKEIFCNFLDSNLGDPGLFKGTKQIEDSVIKSIGGLLSADEVYGNVVTGGTEANIMAIRAARNHARKYKGIKKGEIIVPESAHFSFKKAADMMDLKIVEAKLDDNYKIDIESLKNSISDKTVAIVAIAGTTELGLVDPIDEISKIAYDNNIYFHVDAAFGGFSIPFLKEIGYDFPDFDFSLPGVCSITVDPHKMGLAPIPAGGILFRKKEYLEVMAIDSPYLTVKTQSTIVGTRLGAASAATYGIMKYFGKEGYLELIQNLMSNTIFFKEELKKIGYNIVVEPELNIVAFNHPTIGAEELSDLLDERGWKVSVASCPVAIRIILMNHIKKSHLEELLEDLKDLY